DNA from Synechococcus elongatus PCC 6301:
CCAGCAATCCGGTCAGGACATCGCCTCTGCCGCCTCGGGCTAAGGCAGGTGTACTGTCCACTAAGGCCCAACTCGCGCCAACGGGCGTCACCACCGTTGGAGAAGGCCCTTTGCGCACCAGAATGAGCGATCGCTCAGATGCGGCTGAAGAGAGGCTTGCGGGAGTGGGGGCAGACCCAAATAGCCGTTGAAATTCGCCCGCATGGGGTGTGATCACAGTCCTAGCCTCCGCCGGTCGTAAAGCCCAATCCTCAGGATGCTGAGCCAAGACGGTCAGCGCATCAGCATCGATCAAGAACGGTGTTGATTGCTGCAAAACCCTGTGCAGGATGGTGCGAATTGTTGGCCCGGTCCCAACCCCTGGTCCGATCGCAATGGCGTTGTAACGATCGCGGTCGATGGGCAGCTCAGCTATCTCGCCAGTCTCAGTTTCTGGACAAGCGACGACGAGAGCTTCTGGAACTTGAGCGATCGCGATCGCACTCAGACTGGCAGGCACCGCTAGGGTCATCATCCCGACGCCACTCGATCGGGCCGCCAAAGCCGCTAATAGCGCCGCACCCCGATAGCGCTGGGAACCCGCGATTAACAGTAGCTGGCCGCGCCGATACTTGTGAGCATCCGCCGCGATCGGGAGCGGTAAAGCCGCGATCGCCGCTTCATCGGTCAGGATCTGGCGATCGGGGACTGGTCCCAAAACGGCAACAATATCTGCTTCAGCAATGCCGAAATCAACCCGCTCCAACTCACCATGCCAAGGAGCTGCCACCAGCTGAAGTAATCCTTGCTTCCAAAGCCCTAAGCAATACGTTCGTTCCGCTCGAATTGCTGCGCCGAGCGGCTCGCCAGAATCAGTATCTAAGCCAGAGGGCAGGTCGATGCTGAGGATTGGTTTGCCACTGTCATTGAGCTGGGCGATCGCGGTTTGTGTTGCTTCATTCAACGGGCGATTCAGCCCAAAACCAAAGCCCCCGTCCAGCCAGCGATCGCAATGCTCGGGATAGTCGCAGGCGATCGAAATCCCGAGGTGCTGGGCAAATTGCAGATGTGCCTCGGTCAGAGGCTTGCGGCGCTCAAACGGATGCCAGATTTGCACTGGATAGCCCTGCAGGTGTAATTCCCGCGCAACTACTAACGCATCACCGCCGTTGTGCCCTGGCCCCACCCAAATGCCCCAGCGTTGGGTGCGATCGGGGTATGCCATCTGCAAGCGTTGACTGAGCAGACCCGCGACTTTCTCCATCAGTGCGGCGACGGGCATGCCAGCAGCAAACAAACGCGATTCGATCGCCTGCATCTGCTCCGCAGTCACCACCACGCGATCGGCCAAAGACAGTGCTGCCATCAGTTCTCCTGCCGCTATCCTCAAAACACAATAGGGCGGGTCAGACAAAGATGGCTGAGCGGTGTTTTCAGCAAGCGATCGCATTTCAAGCCAGTTGCGCGGCGGTCGAAGCTTGCTTCCAGGATTTAGAGCTGATGCATCGCTGGCTCAACCCACTCCTGCGCTGTCGCCCTGAGGGGGACTGGAATCTCGATCGCGGTAGCCGCAACCGATTTCAGATCCAAATTCCCTTGATCTATCCCAGTCTGGAGTGTGTTGTTTGCGATCGCGCCGAAGGACTGATTGTCTGGCAGTTTGAAGGATTTTTTCAGGGAACCGACACTTGGCGCTGGTGGCAGGAGGGTGAGCACACCCAACTCGACAATTGCTTCCGCTTCCGGATTGCCAAGCCCTGGGTTGCTTGGGGCTTCGATCGCGTCGCGGCCGGAGTCACACAACGAGATATGCAAGCCCAACTTCAGCGGCTTAAAGCGATCGCAGAAACATTACCCGTCGCCTCGACAGTGACAGATAATCTGCCCAGTCCCAGCCCCGAGGCCGCCGCTAGTCCATCCACTCCAGCAGACCGTCCTCTCTAGAAGGTTTTGGTTCAAGTTCCCTTGATAAAATCACCCCACGCGATCGCCGGAGTGATTCATGGGCAGCGCTTCTTCTTGCCGCCGCATCTACATTGGCACTGAAGCCAACCAATACTTAGCGGAGCAGACGTTGATCTATTCGATCCGCAAGCACCTTTCGGATCCCAGCATTGAGATCATTCCGCTGACCCAAACTCAGCAGCGCGTTGGTGGCACCCGTTTTGGCTTTGTGCGTTTCACGCTACCGCAAGCAATGGGCTATCAGGGCAAAGCCCTCTACCTCGATGCCGACCAGCTAGCCCTCACTGATTTAGCGCCAATCTTTGACCTTTTGCCA
Protein-coding regions in this window:
- a CDS encoding SRPBCC family protein is translated as MAERCFQQAIAFQASCAAVEACFQDLELMHRWLNPLLRCRPEGDWNLDRGSRNRFQIQIPLIYPSLECVVCDRAEGLIVWQFEGFFQGTDTWRWWQEGEHTQLDNCFRFRIAKPWVAWGFDRVAAGVTQRDMQAQLQRLKAIAETLPVASTVTDNLPSPSPEAAASPSTPADRPL
- a CDS encoding bifunctional ADP-dependent NAD(P)H-hydrate dehydratase/NAD(P)H-hydrate epimerase, which produces MAALSLADRVVVTAEQMQAIESRLFAAGMPVAALMEKVAGLLSQRLQMAYPDRTQRWGIWVGPGHNGGDALVVARELHLQGYPVQIWHPFERRKPLTEAHLQFAQHLGISIACDYPEHCDRWLDGGFGFGLNRPLNEATQTAIAQLNDSGKPILSIDLPSGLDTDSGEPLGAAIRAERTYCLGLWKQGLLQLVAAPWHGELERVDFGIAEADIVAVLGPVPDRQILTDEAAIAALPLPIAADAHKYRRGQLLLIAGSQRYRGAALLAALAARSSGVGMMTLAVPASLSAIAIAQVPEALVVACPETETGEIAELPIDRDRYNAIAIGPGVGTGPTIRTILHRVLQQSTPFLIDADALTVLAQHPEDWALRPAEARTVITPHAGEFQRLFGSAPTPASLSSAASERSLILVRKGPSPTVVTPVGASWALVDSTPALARGGRGDVLTGLLGGLLAQTDAVSAAIAATWWHSRTAQAIAQKQTALGVTPTELAAQLTPWLGQRLQSEIAQYLAS